TACTTTTTTCAATAACTTCTTTAAATAATCTCCAGATGTTTGGACTGGTAATATACCATTATTTAACGCATTTCCCTTAAAAATATCAGCAAAAAAACTAGAAATTATAACTTTAAAGCCATACCCTTCTAATGCCCAAGCTGCATGTTCTCTACTTGAACCACATCCAAAGTTATCTCCTGCAATTAAAATCTTTCCTGTATATTTAGAATCATTCAATACAAATGATTCATCAATACTTCCATCTTTTCGAAAACGCCAATCTCTAAAAACATTGTCACCAAATCCCTTTTTATCGGTAGCTTTTAAAAAGCGTGCTGGTATAATTTGATCTGTGTCAATATTCTCTGTTGGTAATGGAACTGCCGTATCTATTAGTTTTGTAAACTTTTCCATACTAATTTAAATGTTGCGTTATATCAATAATTTTTCCTTCTACAGCAGTTGCAGCTGCCATTAAAGGACTTGCTAAAATAGTACGTGCTCCTTGCCCTTGACGTCCTTCAAAATTTCTATTCGAAGTAGAAACACAATACTCCCCTTCTGGAATCTTATCATCATTCATTGCCAAACATGCTGAACAACCTGGTTGACGCAATTCAAACCCAGCTTCTTCGAAAATAGTTTGTAATCCTTCTTCTTTAATTTGTTTCGCTACTTGTTGGGAACCTGGAACTAGCCAAGCATTAACATTTATTGCTTTTTGTTTTCCTTTGACATAATGCGCTGCCACCCTAAAATCTTCAATACGTGAATTTGTACAACTCCCGATGAACACATAGTTAATTCGTTTGTTAATTAAACTTTCTCCACCTTGAAAATTCATATATTTTAATGACTTCTTAAAAGATGCATCCGATTCA
The sequence above is a segment of the Tenacibaculum sp. 190130A14a genome. Coding sequences within it:
- the leuD gene encoding 3-isopropylmalate dehydratase small subunit, yielding MEKFTKLIDTAVPLPTENIDTDQIIPARFLKATDKKGFGDNVFRDWRFRKDGSIDESFVLNDSKYTGKILIAGDNFGCGSSREHAAWALEGYGFKVIISSFFADIFKGNALNNGILPVQTSGDYLKKLLKKVTEEPETVIIVDLENQKLKTPVGNIDFEIDSYKKICLLNGYDDIDFLVSKKDKIKEFEIENY